The genomic region TTATATCACAGTTATAAACTTTTTCCCAACtatgtaatatttttcattttcaaaaaattttgaaaCTTTACAAATATGATCTTACAATTCTGAGAAACACTAGAGCAATAAACTtctttactaaaaaaaaagagttgtaacAGATAATTCAAATTGATTTTAGGGACGAATACTCGCAAACAGCCTATGACAAAAACACATATACTAGAAAAACATGTCAGCTcacaaaaaaaaatgcaatttttccACCATGACTTCAAAAGCATGTACCAATTAACAGTAAACATGCTGCAGTCTCATAATTGaggagaaaaatatattctaCTACAGATATATTCTGCATACTTACTGTACACAAAAAATGCTAATGAACACACAATATATTGTAATGCtaaaaaatccaaaatgagtTTATCTAATAATATGTTGCTATTtagaattataatatatataccatagagaaaaaaattcaatagtACAGtttttatgaaacaaaatatcTTTCTAACTATGTCCTACAAAATGACATACCCATAATAGACATTTTGCAAcattaataagttaaaaaaaaagtatagaaataAAGACTTCAAAGAAATCACATGATACAACATCGGCATGCAAACCCAACTAGAtttctaaacattaaaaatgaacaatCAAAGTAATTCAATtgacaagaaaatttaaaaagaatacttaaTCCTAACATTATACAAAAAGGGAAGAATTTTTGTACTGCAAACTAAAGACTTCTGAAAAATAttagagaagaatcaaataaatgTCAATACCCCATGCTTCACGGATGTAAAGTTGATATTATTAAGATGTCAATACTAGTCAAAGCTAACAAAAGACTCAAAAAGATCCCTAGTGAAATCCAAATTCTGCTTTTCTTAAGAAGCAGATGAATCAATCCTACAATTCCTATGGAATCGAGGAAGACAATGAATAGCaaaaacaaactggaaagcaaagtcaGACATCTCATGTCTCTTTATTTCAAAACTGATTCCAAAACTACACTAATCACAGTATGGTACTGATATAAAGGCAGACACCTGGGGAAcacaatagattcagaaaaatatttttgtctgtAAGGCCACATGATGTTCCACAATCGTGTCAAGACCAAGTAATGGGGGAAGGGCAATCTATGAATCAAAAGGTGTtgtgaaaactggatattcacatataGAATTTAGCTTGAACATTATTATACactataaacaaaaattaactcaaaatgcttCAAAGACCTAAAACTCAGTCCCTAGTGTATAAGGCTCCTATAAGTAAATGAACAGAAAATGATTCTTGACAGTGGATTCACCAATGATTTAtcagatacaacaccaaaagctCATGCcaccaaaataaaaagagataaattgcACACATCctaattatcaaaaaaaaaaaaacactataataCAAAGAGTTTGCCAATCATATATTCAATAATAGTTTAACAtcaagaatacataaagaactctaaaAAGTACTGATCACCAATTCCACCATAGGGGTGAGGGAGCTTTCTCAACCAACCATCCCACATAttgcaaataaaatacaaagagtaacataaaatagaaactttataaatttcatttataatacataaaatattaaaaaaggaaagtagcaatgccttgaaaaaaaacaaaaacaaatgatggTTCATCACTGAAGTTATCACTCCACTATGTAAGCTCTGTCATTATGTTACTACAAAATTAAGTGTGGAGGCAGAATGATCAATAGCACAAAGGTGACAAGCATGCAGCATCAGCAACAGTTTAGTCAACAGCCTCACAAATATGAGGGTGTGAACCTGGACAATACCCTTGTCAGGAGAAGTTCCTACACCTCTTGGTGAGGCTCAGAGGGCATGATGATAGTACACGTGAACAACACTATCACAGTGCCCTTCACGCAGGCTTTTCTGACATCACTCAAAGCCAGAAAAAGATGTACAGGTCAAGGTCTTCAGATGCTTTCTCATATCACAGAACACGCTGACCACTATACTAAGTAGCTTCAAGCTGTAATTCTGTATGCAGCAGGAAAATATTACAACCAAGAAAGGAAAGTattctcctttaaaatttttctcttaccCAGTAAATCCACACCACAGAGAGTCCATGAGGAGCTGCTCCTTAAACACAGGTGGATTACCACAGCAAAGAAACTGGACATGACTTCAGACCCTAGAACCATATActtcaaaatcaaatttaaaaggaaaaattatacaaactagggagaaagggggcttccctggtggctcagaggttaaagcatctgcctgcaatgtgggagacctgggttcgatccctgggtcaggaagatcccctggagaaggaaatggcaaccccctccagtattcttgcctggagaattccatggattgaggagcctgatgggctacagtccacgggttgcaaagaatcggatacgactgagcgacaagaagaagaagaaggagaaaggaaagtcaGGAAGAGTCTACACTCCCAGACTAGACAGACCAGTACAAAAGCGGAAAACTTCAAGATGTGGGGGTCTCATGTCATAAGACCTTGAGATGGGACTATTTGGTCCACCCAGAGATGCCAAGCTAAAACCCTGAAAGATTCACACATTTTCCCTTTGTTGGACTGCTGTCCTTACAGTTTTCCTAAGTAACAGTCACAGAAGATCCAATCCACCAGGCTATTCCACACACCCTAACGTGTATGGCAGCAAAAGGAGAACAGCAGAAATGGCTGAGGGATCTCAAGAAGCAGACAGGGACTGAGGCAGTTCCATACAGGTTCTGAGGTGCCAGATAAAATTAGAGAGCAGCCAGTATTTTCCCATTTTCCGATTCTATCTTCCAAATATGACAACTGTGATGAAAGTAgttgtcttcttttctttcttcttcttcatcttttgAGCTTTTCCCTCAGATATCATGAGTCTGTCATGCAAGTTGAAAAAATGTTGTTTAATGCTTACAATTAACACATTACCTTCCTGTGtcccaaccacacacacagggaaggCCTCACTGTGGAACAGGCAGTCCTCTACTGCCCACTGTCATAGGAGGGACTCAGGACAGTAAACACCCACACTGAGAAAAACAAGGAGTTTTCACACACTTTCTTCAACCATACTTCCCTCCAGAtgaggtcacacacacacagcagtgctGGGGACCTCAGCTGACCCAATAATTCCCTTGAGGTCATAGACCAGGCCCTAGTCCATCCTCATGCAGAGTGGAGCACCTCAGCCTTCAGGAGTGAAGGACTCAAAAATCCTGATGCTCAAGGCTAGATGCACTGGGGCCCCTTAAATATCACTGGGAATCAGCCCCACCCAGACTTTCTGAAGGGAAGTCTCTAATCAGGGTACAAAGGTATTTACAAAATGCCTCACTGATGTAATTTACAGCCTGGATGAGCACCACTCAAGAAATCAAGCCCTGCATACTCCCcacttttccagttttattgaggttgAATTGTCTAATGAAAAGGGTATGTGTACATATAACATGCACAATATGATGATATGACATATGCACACTGTGAAATTTTTACCACAATCCAGTAATCAaaatgggcttctgtggtggctaaGTAGCAaacaatttgcctgccagtgcaggagtttAGGGTTCAATCCCCACCTCAAAAAGatctcttagagaaggaaatggcaaccataccagtactcttgcctgggaaaacccatggacagaggagcctggtgggtcacagtccactgggttgcaaaagagttgcacatgacttagcaactcaaaaCACACATCAACTCCCAATTCCcatgtttattttgtgtgtggtgagaacacaaGATTTCCTCTCTCGGCAAATTTCAAGCTACAGTAACAAAGTAGGATTAACTATAGTCAGCAAGCTGCACAGAACTCCCCAGAACATACTCATTTTACATCTGAAAGTCTCTACCTTTGGACCAAGATCTCCCATATATCTTCACCATGTCCCATTTCCAGATAATTACCATCCTACTGTCTGGTATTACTAAGTGTCACTTCTtcatattccacatgtaagctAGCACATAcgtgtttttctctgtcttaattcacttagaataatgttctCTACATTCATCCAAGTTGTCTTAAGTGacaaaaatctacatttttatggctgaataatatgtccttatatatgtgtgtgtgtgtgtgtgtgtgtgtctacataaCTTACCTGGAAACTTGGGgtctttaatcaatagaaataatTAACAGACCAGAGGACAAATTCAGACAAGTCTTTATTAGGGCTCCTGCTGCAGTAAGAGCAAGAAAAAGTAGGTGCCCTGGCTGTTTTCCAACAGGTGGGAGTGGGAGGTAGGCCAGTCCCCtaaatggggtgagggtaggAGGGGATTGGTGGGTTAGGCAGGACAGAAGCTGAGGTgatctgcccctcccctcccctccctttggGGCTGTTGTGGGCAGAGATCATGGGCACAGCCCTGCTTTTGCTTCTGGAACCTCAGAAATAGCAGCTGCTCTGTGGCCTTTTAATTTCTTATTGTTCAGAATTGCCCTGACTGCGCATGTGTGTGATTACAGTTTCTTTGGTCCCTTACAGTGTCTTTGTGTTCTGTagcccaaggagaaggcaatggcaccccactccagtactcttgcctagcaaattccatggatggaggatcctggtaggctgcagtccatggggtcgctaagtcggacaagactgagcgacttcactttcatttttcactttcatgcattggagaaggaaatggcaacccactccagtgttcttgcatggagaatcccagggatggaggagcctgatgggctgccgtctatggggtcacacagagtcggacacgactgaagcgacttagcagcagcagcagcagcaacccaaggagacatttgtccaggaGCAAGCCCTGCACTAAAGGGTCTCAGGTCCCAGTCTGTctcatgtgctgtgtgctcagacacttcagtcgtgtgctactttttgtgacgctatggaccttagcccaccagggtcctctgtccatgggattctccaggtaagaatactggagtggattggcatgccccccttcagggcatcttcccaacccagggatcaaaccttcgtctcatgtctcctgtagtGCCAGGTGGTCCTTTACCAATAGTAATACATGGGAAGGCTGTCACACACACGTTTTTATAATTGACTTATTTgtcaacagacatttaggttatttctacaACAAATGATTGTtgtgaataaagaaatattgGTTATACAAATGCAGGTATCTCCTTCAAATCACTGATTTTTCACAGGACATTCCTGGTGGTCACAGGAATtccaggttaagaatctgccttgcaagaaAGAGAACTCGTGTTCAATCCTTTGTAAAAGCAGGGCACACCCTTGcttttgcttctgctgctgctgctgctgctgctaagtcgcttcagtcgtgtccgactctgtgcgaccccatagacggcagcccaacaggctcttccatccctgggattctccaggcaagaacactggagtgggttgccatttccttctccaatgcatgaaagtgaaagtgaagttgctcagtcgtgtccgaccgtgtgcgaccccatggattgcagcctaccaggcttttccgtccatgggattttccaggcaagagtactggagtggggtgccattgccttctccttgcttTTGCTTCTGGAGCCTCAGATATACCAGCCTCAGAAATAGCATGGGGacataagatcccacatgaggcggagcaactaagcccaggcactgcaaagACAGAGGCTGCGTACTCCAGAGCCCCCATGCCACGATGAAAAGTCCTGTGTGATGCGATGAAGATCCCATgatccacaactaagacccactggagtcaaataaataaacaaatattctttaaaaatatactgattctgcttcctttggatatataatCAGAAGTGAGACTGTGAGGCCCTATGCATGTTCTATTTGTAGTatttgaggaacctctgtactgttttccatgtaCTACTTACATTCTCATCAACCATTCACATGAGTCCCTGTGTAGCTGTATTGTGCAGGTACGTGGCACATGCATGTGATTTGGAAAGACATGGAGAGAACCCCACTGCACTGGCAACAAGAAATAGCAGCTGCATCATCTCCAGAATAAGCCTTTGTGCTACAGATTGCTATGGAGCTGATGGTCCTCGGAGTCCACAAATAATCCTTCCCTGTGCCcggagctaagtcgcttcagtcatgtctgactctttgcgaccctatggactgtagtccaccaaactcctctgcccacggagtaggttgccatgccctcctcccgactcagggatcgaacctgcatctcttatgtctcctgcattgacaggtgattatcactagcaccacctggggagcccgaTCTTTCCTTACATCATGAGATTTAATGGCCCCTCCCTAACGAAATCCCTCTGCCATCAAAGTTTAGCACCATTTTCCTTCTAGGTTGAAAGACCCTTATGAAATTTCATCTGGTTCAACACACAATCCACACATGCAATAAAATTCCACCCATCGTGCTATGCAATCCCCAGAAAGATTCCAAGGTTTAACAACTCATGCGTTTAAGATGGAATAATACACATGAAGGGCCCAAGCAGTAAACCGGTTTCAAGACAACTTCTTATCAGTCATAGTAACCTCAGCCAGCCGAAAAACTGTCATCTCCAAACTCTAATAATAAAGAGCATATGTGTACACTGATGTACATGCCCCAGTGAGATTTCAACATCTAACAAAGATAAACTCCAaggtctctttttttcccttccaaatgCATTGGAAACCTTcttaagttcagtctctcagtcgtaacagcagttttctgtatattttgtatTCAGGAAGTTTACTCTGTTCATTGATGAGGTCTAGTAGTCATCTAGTGGCATCTTGGGGATTTTCTGTGTGTAGCAtcatagtgacagttttacttctttttttattttttttaacttgaattcctttcctttttcttttctgattgttgtggctaggacttccaaaaataTGTTCAATAAAAGTGGCAATAGTGAACATTCTTGTCTTATTCATGTTGttaaggggaatgctttcagtttttccctgttgagtatgatgttagctgtatgTTGGACATATACAGTCttaattatgttgaggtagggCCCATCTGTGCTGACTTTCTaaagggtttttatcataaatggcacTTGAACTTTGTCAGAACCTTTTCTGCATCCAATGATCATCGTATGGTTTCTAGGCTTCtactgttaatgtggtgtatcatactGATTAACTTGTGGATATTGAGAAATCTTGCATCCCTgcaataaatcccacttgaacaTGGTATGATCCTTTTATGCATTaataactgtttgaatctgctcttttgaactcagggaaggtctaggagAATAAAGCCTTTTTCTACAAAAAAGAGTTGGATGCCTCAGAAAGGCTTTTGTAAGTGGGAAGGTCTTCCAGAGTCAGTTTCAATCCCTCCTTTTCTTTGATACTCCTCGATCTTGAGATGAACATGtgtggaagaagaaatgaaataaatgtccAATAGAGAGATTAATCATATTTGACAGAGGAACCCAGGTTTAGATAGCCTTTTCCTGgattttccttctgatttctgCTAATAAGATTCTTACACAATATCCTGGAATATTATGtatgtttttcttgaatataaGCATGCCATTGTAACATACAAAATCCACAGTTGGATACATTACATTGTAAATAGTATAACAGGTATTATCCTGCTTTCTCCATATATCACAGTCactttaaaaatctctcttgTTTCTGTCCCATACCCATAGTATAATGCCCATAAATTTGCCGaaccagttcttttcttttaaggtcAGTATATTAGTTTGTGCTCTCAGTTATTTTCACAAAGACATGCAGTCACAAGCTGATATCTGACATAAACCTGTGTGCCCTATGCTCTACGCAGGCCCTTTCTTAGTCCTGACCATTCCTCCCATAGTACTTTGATATAGATGGAAACATTATTCTTACCTACCACATCCCTCCACCTTCTACATACTCTCACTGTAAAGATAATGTCTGGTCATTTATTGAACAAGTTTCTCAGGACATGACCTAAATCACTCTGTGCATCCATGATGACTCACAACCCATTTTGAGATGGGATGGTTGAATAATAGTTATATGGACTACTTCTGTCTTGTATCTTCCTTGATATTTTCTAAGttccttctattcttttttaatattttctaatgtattCATTCAGTGGTTAGTCATGTTTACAAATAAGTTTTCTCAGTCTGTAGGTTCAGATTCATATTCTGGTTCTCTTACCACTTTGTGGGCCAATTGGGTGTGTCTCCTGCTCTGATTAGAGAAAAACATGCTAATTTACCTCAAGCCTTTTAAAGCAAATTAGTGCTGTCAGTTGGCTTACAGTAgtgcatgttttatttattttttttaagcacaatttaaaaaatgtaatactgtttatttaacttcaaaaacatttcaacattctaaacatacaaaaaaaaataacagaacattGCAGATCGTGTTTAGTACAGAAGGTTCTTGAACTTTCACTGGTGCAGTAGATCTTGGCTTTGCTGACAATGAACAGTTCtacagtttgtttaaaaaaaaaaaaaaaaaacagtttaaaactaCCACACTTCAACTAAAAAGGATCCAAAACACTTCTCATGCCTGCTgaccccacccccgacccccgcCACAGCTAAGAATGGCAGCGGGATGCTATGTCGCTGTATACAAAAACAATACAACCTGAAGCGAAATGGATGCCCACTGCAGTGTCCACAGGTCCAGCCCCACAGTGCACGCTCTGAGCTACAGCCCCTCCGGAAGGCATTGCCCCCACAGCCTCCACACCAAGCAAGGAGCATCAAGAGTGTGTCTCggttgctttgttctttttacaAACTATAGATATGTACAGTTGAAAACTCGGGATTTCTAGCCAATGACCATAGAATTAACACACCaccttacaaattaaaaaaaaaaacaaaaaatgccagAAACATCTTTAAATGCCTGTCACACCAACAGCAAAGTGCACAGAGTGAGGAGAACATGAGagccttttcattttaaaaatgtttggaaaCATGTACAACTTTGATACAGTTTCCAGGTGCTCCAGACACCCATGGCCACTTAATGTAAACCACTGACAATTGCTAGAGCACTTTGAGAGACTAAGATATGATCATGATCCAATTGGGTAATTAAACCTAATAAGGGCAACAGACACATCTTGGGTGAGAGATGTGTCAATCAAGGCGCTCCCTACTCTAAGGTATTCACAAGGAGACAgatcaacagttttttttttttaatcatcctcttcttcctcctcctcctcctcatcctcttcGTCTTCCTCTTCCACCTTTTTCCGGGCAACTTTAGCAGCACCCTTGGCGCCATCAAACTTCCCTTTAGACTTATAGTCTGTGACATCCTTCTCATACTTCTCTTTCAGCTTTGCTGCCTTGTTGATATGTGGCTGCTTCTCACTGTCACTTAAGTTATTCCACATCTCACCCAGCTTCTTTGCCACATCTCCAATAGAGATACCAGGGTTAGCAGATTTGATCTTGGGGCGGAATTCAGAGCAGAATAGGAAAAATCCAGACGGTGGTCTCTTGGGTGCATTAAGGTCCTTCTTCTTCTTGCCTCCCTTAGCTGGTCCGTAATCCTTCATTTCCCGATCATAGCACACTTTATCCGCCTTTGCCATTTCATCGAACTTCGACTTCTCTTACCCAGACATGGTCTTCCACCTCTCAGAGCATttcttggaaaattcagcaaaattGACAGGGACCTCTGGGTTTTTCTTCTTATGCTCCTCTCTGCACGTCTGCACAAAGAAGGCATAAGCAGACATCTTGCCCTTTGCTTTCTTGGGATCACCTTTAGCCGTCTTGACTGTATTGTTCACTAGTCTGGGCAGTAGTGCATGTTTTATAGTAAATACtcaaaatttacttttgtttaaaaaaggtaATATCTATATTCTGTCATGTTCTTTATGATATGACTTTATCTacattatatctttttaaaattttattaattttttaattgaaggataattgctttgcagaattttgttttctgtcaaacctcaactaCATTATATCTTGTATGCTTTTCACTTGCAACATTGTTCAGCAATATTGTATCTCCCTAGTCAATAAATACACAAAGcactcactttttatttattatattttggtgCCATTAAACCAGGTAATTAAGATTAGTGCATGGCTAGAGATtagccttccttggtggctcagtggtaaagaattcacctcctaatgcagaagatgcaggtttgatccctgggtcaggaagatccaatggagaaggaaatggcaacccactgcactattcttgcttgggaaatctcatggacaggagtccagtgggctacagtccatggggtcgcaaagagtcaaacaccactgagcgactgaacaacaacataggtGGGGATTGCTTTGGTTATTGGCTGTTAGAAAACTGGTGACTATTTTACGTCTTAATTTATGTGTCATTTACAGATGATGGTCTTTTAGCATGTATTCTGCAATACAGTTGAAACATACTACTTGTTAA from Bubalus bubalis isolate 160015118507 breed Murrah chromosome 18, NDDB_SH_1, whole genome shotgun sequence harbors:
- the LOC123330377 gene encoding high mobility group protein B3-like, producing MAKADKVCYDREMKDYGPAKGGKKKKDLNAPKRPPSGFFLFCSEFRPKIKSANPGISIGDVAKKLGEMWNNLSDSEKQPHINKAAKLKEKYEKDVTDYKSKGKFDGAKGAAKVARKKVEEEDEEDEEEEEEEEDD